One Setaria italica strain Yugu1 chromosome II, Setaria_italica_v2.0, whole genome shotgun sequence DNA segment encodes these proteins:
- the LOC101769411 gene encoding uncharacterized protein LOC101769411 has protein sequence MEATFGLLFRRITRYLAATLGLNLDYFLTETVTALDRANAEDAILPLPKLHTQEKKRKHGVTKPSGDIEPAIHSDITTARSIQKRVPVQRIEDDGICIEDMMRECGVLDTGVDQSIEGHPGIPTNIFSEFFGDGSIKADANLPSKKIRVHLRSLKPEDACKLLENLVSAWKMRCSRLPCTCLFTSVFSC, from the exons ATGGAAGCCACCTTTGGACTTCTATTCAGAAGGATCACACGGTATTTGGCAGCTACTCTCGGGCTGAATCTTGATTATTTTCTTACAGAAACTGTCACTGCTCTAGACCGAGCCAATGCCGAAGATGCCATCCTTCCTCTTCCAAAGCTCCATAcgcaggaaaagaaaaggaaacatgGTGTGACAAAACCCAGTGGTGACATTGAGCCTGCCATTCATAGTGACATCACCACAGCAAGATCTATACAGAAAAGAG TTCCTGTGCAAAGAATCGAAGATGACGGTATATGCATTGAAGACATGATGAGGGAGTGTGGTGTCCTTGATACTGGAGTAGATCAGAGCATTGAAGGCCATCCTGGCATTCCAACTAATATTTTTTCTGAGTTTTTTGGTGATGGCAGCATAAAAGCTGATGCTAATTTACCCAGCAAGAAG ATTcgagtgcatctaagatcattGAAACCTGAAGATGCTTGCAAACTCCTTGAAAATTTAGTATCTGCATGGAAAATGAGGTGCTCAAGACTCCCATGTACATGTTTGTTCACCAGTGTGTTTTCATGCTAA